Proteins encoded in a region of the Halioglobus maricola genome:
- a CDS encoding CmpA/NrtA family ABC transporter substrate-binding protein translates to MIRKTIFSITRRRLGALALGSVLSATLPFSAYAELGEPEKDELKFGFIKLTDMAPLAVAYENGYFEDEGLYVTLEAQANWKVLLDGVIDGQLDGAHMLAGQPLAATIGFGTKAHIVTPFSMDLNGNGITVSNAVWKEMKKNIPHEDGKPVHPIKADYLKPVVDKYIDEGKPFNMGMVFPVSTHNYELRYWLAAGGIHPGYYAPHKGDISGQIDAEALLSVTPPPQMPATLEAGTIYGYCVGEPWNQQAVFKGIGVPVITDYEIWKNNPEKVFGMNKAFTEKYPNTSIRVVKALLRAAKWLDENDNANRPEAVEILSRSEYVGADYDVIANSMTGTFEYEKGDKREIPDFNVFFRYNATYPYYSDAIWYLTQMRRWGQISEPKSDDWYFEVAKSVYRPDIYQAAAEALIEEGEMKASEFPSFASETGFKPAQTEFIDGKVFDGSQPNTYLEQFPIGLKGDEVVK, encoded by the coding sequence ATGATTCGCAAAACAATCTTCTCCATAACTCGCCGCCGCTTGGGCGCGTTGGCTCTGGGTTCCGTACTTAGTGCCACACTGCCCTTTTCCGCATACGCCGAACTGGGCGAGCCGGAGAAGGACGAGCTGAAATTTGGCTTTATCAAACTGACTGACATGGCGCCGCTGGCAGTCGCCTATGAAAACGGCTACTTCGAGGACGAAGGCCTGTACGTAACCCTGGAAGCCCAGGCCAACTGGAAAGTGCTGCTGGACGGCGTCATCGACGGCCAGCTCGACGGTGCCCACATGCTCGCGGGCCAACCACTGGCTGCAACCATCGGCTTCGGCACCAAGGCCCATATCGTCACCCCCTTCTCCATGGACCTGAACGGCAACGGTATTACCGTATCCAATGCTGTATGGAAGGAGATGAAGAAAAATATCCCTCACGAGGACGGAAAGCCAGTTCATCCGATCAAGGCTGATTACCTGAAGCCCGTTGTCGACAAATACATCGACGAGGGCAAGCCTTTCAACATGGGCATGGTGTTTCCGGTATCCACACACAACTATGAGCTACGCTACTGGCTGGCAGCCGGCGGTATCCACCCCGGATACTACGCGCCGCACAAGGGCGACATCTCCGGCCAGATCGATGCCGAGGCGCTGCTCTCTGTAACACCTCCCCCGCAAATGCCTGCTACTTTGGAAGCTGGCACCATCTATGGTTACTGCGTGGGTGAGCCTTGGAACCAACAAGCGGTATTCAAGGGTATAGGTGTTCCTGTCATCACCGACTACGAAATCTGGAAGAACAATCCGGAAAAAGTATTCGGCATGAACAAGGCGTTCACCGAGAAATACCCAAACACCTCAATTCGCGTGGTCAAAGCACTTTTGCGCGCTGCCAAGTGGTTGGATGAGAACGACAACGCCAACCGTCCCGAGGCTGTCGAGATCCTGTCTCGCTCCGAATATGTGGGGGCGGACTATGACGTGATTGCCAATTCCATGACTGGCACTTTCGAGTACGAGAAAGGCGACAAGCGTGAGATTCCTGATTTCAACGTGTTCTTCCGCTACAACGCTACCTACCCCTACTACTCCGATGCGATCTGGTATCTGACCCAGATGCGCCGCTGGGGCCAGATCTCCGAGCCCAAGTCTGACGACTGGTACTTCGAAGTCGCAAAGAGCGTGTACCGCCCCGATATCTATCAGGCCGCAGCTGAAGCGCTGATCGAAGAAGGCGAAATGAAAGCTTCCGAGTTCCCAAGCTTCGCCAGCGAAACTGGCTTCAAGCCCGCCCAAACCGAGTTTATCGACGGCAAGGTTTTCGACGGCAGCCAGCCAAATACTTACCTGGAACAGTTCCCCATCGGCCTGAAGGGCGATGAAGTAGTCAAGTAA
- a CDS encoding putative bifunctional diguanylate cyclase/phosphodiesterase has product MIGSWSAQSIRKKLILVMLLVSGSVLVLASLAFSISDWMTSRGHLNEKLRAEAGIISRNVVSSLAFSDPASAGETLASLGIERELVFAVLYDEQGEVFASFANADAEYMVPSARDLQIPDGVLSVTEPVLLDGRTIGTVVLVSEMKIWQQQQLRKGLLALLVYAVGLLVSLLLASRLHRLVTRPIMELAATAKKITATRDYSLRAAQQSEDETGSLVSSFNEMLGEIQARDNQLLEIREKLEQKVEERTAELRRLADEYAHQASHDALTGLANRITFEDRLQMALLNAERYKHSAAVLFLDLDRFKTINDTLGHSIGDQLLRRVGENLAECIRESDTLARLGGDEFALLLPQAEPDSLSDVAEKVIAAVNTPVVIDGHGLQVNTSVGISQFPEDGCTTGEIIKNADTAMYASKALGGNRFAFYSSAMNQRAERRLALEVKLRQAWSDGRFHVHYQPKFDVASLEMVGLEALVRLHDEEEGDIPASEFVPLAEEVGMIKKIDLWVIEKACDEVLSCGGGEVPIKQLSVNISPGHFVGDELYDELASILERTGFPGDYLELEITESVIGTQSTDIHQQLQRIRSLGIEIAIDDFGKDYSSLSRLKQLPLNTLKIDRSFISDVCETQDNATIVSTIILMAHNLNLKVVAEGVETPSQYAFIKQHNCHSFQGYLYAKPMAIEGIVALVKKAGLAS; this is encoded by the coding sequence ATGATTGGTTCCTGGAGTGCCCAATCAATTCGCAAAAAATTGATACTGGTGATGCTGTTGGTAAGTGGCAGCGTACTGGTGTTGGCTTCACTGGCCTTTTCCATCTCAGACTGGATGACATCGCGTGGGCATCTCAATGAAAAGTTGCGCGCTGAGGCGGGCATCATTTCCCGTAATGTTGTTTCTTCTTTGGCGTTCAGTGATCCTGCTTCAGCCGGTGAAACACTGGCGAGCCTTGGTATAGAAAGGGAACTGGTTTTTGCGGTTCTCTATGACGAACAGGGCGAAGTGTTCGCGAGTTTTGCAAACGCAGATGCAGAGTATATGGTGCCATCGGCGCGGGATCTACAGATTCCCGACGGTGTGCTCAGCGTCACTGAACCCGTTTTGCTTGATGGTCGGACCATTGGCACTGTTGTGCTGGTATCCGAAATGAAAATCTGGCAACAGCAGCAATTGCGCAAAGGTCTGTTGGCACTTCTCGTTTATGCGGTCGGCTTGCTTGTGAGTTTGTTGCTGGCATCGAGACTTCATAGGCTAGTGACGCGTCCGATCATGGAGCTGGCAGCGACTGCAAAGAAAATCACCGCGACGCGAGACTACTCCCTGCGCGCTGCACAGCAATCCGAGGATGAGACGGGTAGCCTCGTTTCCAGCTTCAATGAAATGCTCGGGGAGATTCAGGCCAGAGATAACCAGTTGCTGGAAATTCGAGAGAAGTTGGAGCAGAAGGTCGAAGAGAGAACAGCTGAGCTGCGGCGCCTTGCCGATGAATATGCCCACCAGGCTTCGCATGATGCGCTGACCGGGCTGGCCAACAGAATCACATTTGAAGATCGTTTGCAGATGGCACTTTTGAATGCTGAACGCTATAAGCACTCGGCTGCTGTTTTGTTCCTCGATTTAGACCGATTCAAGACGATAAACGATACGCTGGGGCACTCGATTGGAGACCAGTTACTGCGGCGTGTAGGTGAAAACCTGGCAGAATGTATTCGCGAGAGCGATACGCTTGCTCGTCTTGGCGGTGATGAGTTCGCGCTATTATTGCCTCAGGCAGAGCCTGATTCGCTGAGCGATGTTGCCGAGAAGGTTATCGCTGCAGTGAACACGCCCGTTGTTATTGATGGGCATGGTCTACAGGTAAATACCAGTGTTGGCATCAGCCAGTTCCCCGAGGATGGGTGCACAACGGGAGAAATTATCAAGAATGCCGATACCGCTATGTATGCGTCCAAAGCGCTCGGTGGCAATCGATTTGCATTCTATTCCAGCGCAATGAATCAGCGAGCAGAGCGGCGTCTGGCTCTCGAGGTCAAACTTCGCCAGGCCTGGAGTGATGGGCGTTTCCACGTCCACTATCAGCCAAAGTTTGATGTCGCTTCACTGGAAATGGTTGGGCTGGAAGCTCTTGTGCGTTTGCATGACGAGGAAGAAGGGGACATTCCTGCGTCAGAGTTCGTGCCACTTGCAGAAGAGGTGGGCATGATCAAGAAAATCGATCTTTGGGTGATCGAAAAAGCCTGCGATGAGGTGTTGTCCTGCGGTGGTGGGGAAGTGCCGATCAAGCAACTGTCGGTAAACATTTCCCCGGGGCATTTCGTCGGCGATGAATTGTATGACGAGCTCGCCAGTATTCTCGAGCGCACCGGATTCCCGGGGGACTATCTCGAGCTCGAGATTACTGAATCTGTGATTGGCACACAGTCGACAGATATTCACCAGCAGTTACAGCGAATCCGAAGCCTCGGTATTGAGATTGCGATTGATGACTTTGGTAAGGACTACTCGTCACTGAGCCGGCTAAAGCAGCTGCCATTGAATACGCTAAAAATTGATCGTTCGTTCATTAGCGATGTGTGTGAGACTCAGGACAACGCGACGATCGTCAGCACCATTATTCTGATGGCGCACAATCTGAATCTGAAGGTTGTTGCTGAGGGGGTTGAAACGCCCAGCCAGTACGCATTCATCAAACAGCACAACTGTCATTCTTTCCAGGGCTATCTTTACGCAAAGCCGATGGCCATCGAAGGCATTGTGGCACTCGTAAAAAAAGCTGGTTTGGCTAGCTGA
- a CDS encoding CmpA/NrtA family ABC transporter substrate-binding protein: MSDVTRLPPAEKNELSLGFLKLTDSAPLIMAQELGFYEKYGLQVDLQHEVSWANVRDKLVAGVLDAAQMLSPLPLATSLGVGGMRAEVITGLALSLNGNAITVGQGLAHQIAEHGGDPAQGACSTATAFARYLKSGDRQITLAAAHTFSCHTLLLRHWLRAGGIDPERDVHIIVLPPEQMVDSLGRGIIDGFCVGEPWNSMAVQYGIGTVQATGYQIWNNGVEKVLGVTENWHQNNPGSHLRLRLALMETCTWLSHPFNREQTVSVLSEPQYLDLPPEVLRPALTGQFSFSKGEAEADLPHFHVFGRFQAGFPWRSDGEWLLNQIGDLMGKTLPAEDVRSLVQRTFRTDLYREAARHLALPCPNQDYKPLGQHSENWEIEPGIELGPDLMLSC, encoded by the coding sequence ATGAGCGATGTGACACGCCTGCCACCGGCAGAAAAAAATGAATTGAGCCTGGGGTTTCTCAAACTCACTGATAGCGCTCCGCTGATCATGGCCCAGGAACTCGGCTTCTACGAAAAATACGGCCTGCAGGTAGATTTGCAGCATGAAGTGTCCTGGGCCAACGTGCGAGACAAACTGGTGGCCGGCGTGTTGGACGCGGCGCAAATGCTCTCACCGCTGCCGCTAGCGACATCGCTCGGCGTGGGTGGCATGCGCGCGGAAGTCATTACCGGACTGGCACTCAGCCTTAACGGCAACGCGATCACGGTGGGCCAGGGCCTGGCCCACCAGATAGCCGAACATGGCGGCGACCCCGCCCAGGGTGCATGCAGTACCGCAACCGCTTTTGCCCGCTATCTCAAAAGTGGCGATAGGCAAATCACCCTGGCCGCAGCGCATACGTTCTCCTGCCACACCTTGTTGCTGCGCCACTGGTTGCGGGCTGGGGGCATAGACCCCGAACGGGACGTACACATCATCGTGCTACCGCCGGAGCAGATGGTCGATAGCCTGGGCCGAGGGATCATCGACGGCTTCTGCGTCGGTGAGCCTTGGAACAGTATGGCCGTGCAATACGGCATCGGAACGGTACAAGCCACGGGCTACCAGATCTGGAACAACGGCGTAGAAAAAGTGTTGGGTGTCACCGAAAACTGGCACCAGAACAATCCCGGCAGTCACCTCCGCCTGCGTCTGGCGCTAATGGAAACCTGCACCTGGCTATCTCACCCGTTCAACCGGGAACAAACAGTCTCGGTCTTGTCCGAACCACAGTATCTGGATCTTCCCCCGGAAGTATTGCGCCCCGCGCTGACCGGACAATTCTCGTTCAGCAAGGGTGAAGCGGAGGCAGATCTGCCGCACTTTCACGTGTTTGGGCGGTTCCAGGCAGGCTTCCCCTGGCGTTCAGATGGCGAATGGCTGCTGAACCAGATCGGCGACCTGATGGGCAAAACCTTGCCCGCTGAGGATGTGAGATCGCTTGTACAACGCACCTTCCGCACCGACCTATACCGCGAGGCAGCGCGCCATCTGGCCCTGCCCTGCCCCAACCAGGACTACAAGCCATTGGGGCAACACAGCGAAAACTGGGAGATTGAACCCGGTATAGAGCTCGGCCCTGATCTCATGCTCAGTTGCTGA
- a CDS encoding TonB-dependent receptor plug domain-containing protein, producing the protein MVFYKRVSMASSALILSGLASSASYAEDIVDMSLRDLMDLQVFTSATRVPTQLTKAPGTVFRFSRQDFARFGARNVTDLLEFVPGVQINQYRKRHRSIWVRGLLDRYNSKMVLEVDGVRTRSLYYNHFSLDDAFPLEQIESVEVVLGPVSSLYGANAFAGIISIKTRDFSADSKLQMTAEVGDHERRKVSGLYNSEKFQAFGSYLEQDAPFREDRKSFIGSDVLQPLDEDYQSLQLKLRPLDGLTLKLDYKKSEVPFLFIPPTQDGFIEEESTQFTAAYEVGSLESGRLEVHAYHNNLNAHEHEVEQETRQLGYLEHQDATMAGASALFLRRFSEHTLAGGVVWEREAADNTSYTRYYYFADGFLDPPEQGNLLSEPDFEADNLAAYAQDVWVLPSKLELTLGVRYDDFEHYGDHLNYRAALVYEPSERHTGKLMYGTAIRTPNLRESLKVLEGNTFVPPELEPEEINSLELAYLYQLDWANVSVTLFHNELDNYIREVPSPEDEYFANISETVTFDGVESVVNLRPHEALDIRFGVSYLNTEDPDGYDLPYLSEWNSNLKFEYRLSERHTLGAAFIYGSDREDLNFFDDDDADAFVITNIFASGQISKGLSYSLGVDNLFDERIYDPAADFGGQHNTERAEREVWAQLAWTLDL; encoded by the coding sequence ATGGTTTTTTACAAGCGCGTGTCGATGGCCTCCAGTGCCCTGATATTGTCTGGATTGGCCTCATCAGCCTCCTATGCAGAAGATATTGTGGATATGTCTCTGCGCGATCTCATGGATCTGCAGGTGTTCACCTCGGCGACACGTGTTCCGACCCAGCTTACCAAGGCACCAGGAACGGTATTCAGGTTTTCACGCCAGGATTTTGCCCGTTTCGGTGCTCGCAACGTCACGGACCTGCTCGAGTTTGTGCCCGGCGTGCAGATTAACCAGTATCGCAAGCGGCATCGCTCCATCTGGGTGCGTGGACTGCTTGATCGCTACAATTCAAAAATGGTGCTCGAGGTAGACGGTGTTCGCACTCGCAGCCTCTACTACAATCACTTTTCACTCGACGATGCCTTTCCACTGGAGCAGATCGAGAGTGTCGAGGTGGTCCTTGGCCCGGTATCCAGCCTCTACGGCGCCAATGCATTTGCGGGTATTATTTCGATCAAAACCCGGGATTTTTCCGCGGATTCCAAGCTGCAAATGACCGCTGAAGTGGGCGACCATGAGCGGCGCAAGGTCTCGGGTCTTTACAACAGTGAGAAATTCCAGGCTTTCGGTAGCTATCTGGAACAGGACGCGCCGTTCAGGGAAGACCGAAAGAGTTTTATCGGCAGTGATGTACTGCAGCCTCTGGATGAGGACTACCAGAGCCTTCAGTTAAAATTGCGCCCTCTCGATGGACTCACACTGAAGCTGGATTACAAAAAAAGCGAAGTCCCGTTCCTTTTCATTCCTCCCACCCAGGATGGATTTATCGAGGAGGAGTCGACCCAGTTTACCGCGGCCTATGAAGTGGGGTCACTGGAGAGCGGTCGGCTGGAGGTGCATGCCTATCACAACAATCTCAATGCGCACGAGCATGAGGTTGAGCAAGAGACCCGTCAGCTGGGTTATCTGGAACATCAGGATGCAACGATGGCGGGCGCTTCTGCACTGTTCTTGCGCAGGTTCAGTGAACACACTCTGGCAGGCGGTGTGGTTTGGGAGCGGGAGGCTGCCGACAATACCAGCTATACCCGTTACTACTATTTCGCCGATGGCTTTCTGGACCCTCCGGAGCAGGGCAATCTTCTTTCTGAGCCTGATTTCGAGGCCGATAACCTGGCGGCGTACGCCCAGGACGTCTGGGTGCTTCCGTCGAAACTGGAACTCACGCTGGGTGTGCGCTACGACGACTTTGAGCACTACGGTGATCATCTGAACTACCGCGCCGCTCTGGTGTATGAGCCCAGCGAGCGACATACCGGAAAGTTGATGTACGGTACAGCGATTCGCACGCCAAACCTGCGTGAGTCGCTGAAGGTGCTTGAAGGGAATACTTTTGTGCCACCGGAACTGGAACCAGAGGAAATAAACTCTCTGGAGCTTGCCTATCTCTACCAACTGGATTGGGCCAACGTTAGCGTCACCCTGTTCCATAATGAGCTGGATAATTACATCCGTGAGGTGCCGTCGCCCGAGGATGAGTACTTCGCAAATATCTCGGAGACAGTGACCTTCGACGGAGTTGAATCTGTTGTAAACCTGCGCCCTCACGAGGCACTGGATATTCGTTTTGGGGTCAGCTACCTGAATACGGAAGATCCGGACGGGTACGACTTGCCTTATCTTTCGGAGTGGAACTCGAATCTGAAGTTTGAGTATCGGCTGAGTGAGCGGCATACACTCGGAGCAGCGTTTATTTATGGCAGCGACCGCGAAGATCTCAACTTCTTTGATGATGACGACGCGGACGCATTCGTCATCACCAATATTTTCGCCAGTGGCCAGATATCCAAAGGTCTTAGCTATTCCCTTGGCGTCGATAACCTCTTTGATGAGCGTATCTACGACCCGGCTGCTGATTTTGGCGGCCAGCACAACACCGAGCGCGCAGAGCGGGAGGTTTGGGCCCAGCTAGCCTGGACTCTGGATCTCTGA
- a CDS encoding YfiR family protein, translating into MFAMISRSVRAMAGYCLNAVLLCLLAISSNVSAAEAAPGQVDTVSRVKAAFILNIAKFAKWPEAPSLDVEEDFTLCLYQQNSLGSAIELIEGRSVGALSLRSRVVDTLSYEDQCHLLFVAAADLPAFHEALPAVGSLQSLTIVDQTASDNGGPIPEGVVLALKRRGERIGFAINLDTASLAGIRFSSELLKLAEIEVREP; encoded by the coding sequence ATGTTCGCGATGATATCCCGGTCAGTGAGGGCAATGGCAGGGTACTGTCTGAATGCAGTGCTGCTGTGTCTGTTGGCAATATCTTCAAATGTCAGCGCTGCGGAAGCTGCGCCGGGACAGGTGGATACTGTATCCCGCGTTAAAGCAGCGTTTATATTGAATATCGCCAAGTTCGCAAAGTGGCCGGAAGCGCCCTCGCTAGACGTCGAAGAGGATTTCACCCTCTGCCTGTATCAACAAAACTCGCTGGGATCCGCAATTGAACTGATTGAGGGCCGAAGTGTGGGTGCTTTAAGTTTGCGCAGCCGGGTAGTGGATACCTTGTCTTACGAGGATCAATGCCATCTCCTGTTCGTTGCTGCAGCAGACCTTCCGGCATTCCATGAAGCCCTGCCTGCGGTCGGCTCGCTTCAGTCGCTGACCATCGTCGACCAGACCGCGTCGGATAACGGGGGTCCTATCCCCGAGGGTGTCGTGCTTGCACTGAAACGCCGGGGCGAGCGCATCGGCTTTGCGATCAATCTGGATACTGCTTCGCTGGCGGGCATCAGGTTCAGTTCCGAGCTACTGAAGTTGGCCGAGATTGAGGTGCGTGAACCATGA
- a CDS encoding ANTAR domain-containing response regulator: protein MPKQDEAAAVLRVILVDDDRSRATIVERKLRDVGFEVLSVIPTASGLLYQMAQQEPDVVIIALDSPDRDVLESLSIASSHNPRPVVMFSEAGDQSFISDAIRAGVTAYQAQDINAERVRAAIDIAVAQFSAFNNLREELDETRRQLEERKLVEKAKGLLMTVHKVDEEEAFSTLRKLAMDKNRTLGEVAREVIEILERTQLKGKGR, encoded by the coding sequence GTGCCTAAACAAGATGAAGCAGCTGCGGTGCTGAGAGTGATACTCGTCGACGACGATCGCTCCCGCGCCACCATAGTAGAAAGAAAATTGAGAGACGTCGGTTTCGAAGTACTCTCTGTCATTCCCACGGCCTCGGGCCTGTTGTACCAGATGGCCCAACAGGAGCCAGACGTTGTGATAATCGCCCTCGACTCTCCCGACCGGGACGTCCTCGAATCATTGAGCATTGCCTCAAGCCATAACCCACGACCGGTTGTCATGTTTTCTGAGGCGGGCGACCAGAGCTTTATCAGCGATGCTATCCGCGCTGGTGTCACGGCCTACCAGGCCCAGGACATCAATGCCGAGCGAGTGCGCGCGGCCATCGATATCGCCGTGGCCCAGTTCTCTGCGTTCAATAATTTACGAGAAGAACTGGATGAAACCCGGCGCCAGTTGGAGGAGCGCAAGCTCGTCGAAAAAGCCAAGGGCCTGTTAATGACAGTACACAAGGTCGACGAGGAGGAAGCTTTTTCCACCCTACGCAAACTCGCTATGGACAAGAACCGCACTCTTGGCGAAGTCGCCAGGGAGGTCATTGAAATCCTGGAGCGCACCCAACTAAAAGGAAAGGGCCGATGA
- a CDS encoding alginate export family protein, whose protein sequence is MAVSFMRRSILAATVAGAMTAPAYAEEADSTSFTSMFTEGKASFNFRYRYEYVDQDGIDRNAKASTLRSRLTFTSAAYKGFSFLTEFDDVTAIGDDDYNSTANGNTQYPVVADPEGTEVNQAWAKYSFDKASGAYGRQRILHGSQRFIGGVGWRQNEQTYDGFRALYKSDAITLDYAYVYNINRIFGPDDGPVQPANHHGENHFVRGDWKIADSHTLTGFYYGLEIDEDNDYAAGKTVGNSSDTYGLEYAGTFGPVGLKGAWATQSDAGDSPLDYDADYYMLEGSFGFSGVKATLGYEVLGAGDGVGFKTPYATLHKFQGWADKFLITPGDGIEDMYVGLAGKLGPVKLAGIYHDFAAEDSSDDYGSEIDLVATWAYDKNWSFQLKYASFSSDSDAYADTDKAWMTVNFKI, encoded by the coding sequence ATGGCAGTATCTTTCATGAGACGCTCGATTCTGGCAGCCACTGTGGCCGGTGCAATGACAGCACCCGCATACGCCGAAGAAGCAGATTCCACATCCTTCACCAGCATGTTCACGGAAGGAAAGGCGTCTTTCAATTTCCGTTATCGCTACGAATATGTCGATCAGGATGGAATAGATCGCAACGCCAAGGCTTCCACCTTGCGCTCGCGCCTGACCTTCACATCCGCCGCTTACAAGGGTTTCTCGTTTCTGACCGAGTTTGACGACGTCACTGCCATCGGCGACGACGACTACAACTCCACAGCGAACGGCAACACCCAGTATCCTGTCGTTGCGGATCCGGAAGGCACTGAGGTTAACCAGGCCTGGGCCAAATACAGCTTTGACAAAGCCTCCGGCGCCTACGGTCGCCAACGCATTCTGCATGGTAGCCAGCGCTTCATCGGTGGTGTCGGTTGGCGTCAGAATGAGCAGACCTACGACGGATTCCGCGCCTTGTACAAAAGCGATGCAATCACTCTGGACTACGCCTACGTCTACAACATCAACCGGATTTTTGGCCCGGACGACGGCCCTGTACAACCGGCCAACCACCACGGTGAAAATCACTTTGTTCGCGGCGATTGGAAAATCGCTGACAGCCACACTCTGACCGGCTTCTACTACGGGCTCGAGATCGACGAGGACAACGACTATGCGGCGGGCAAAACTGTCGGTAACTCTTCCGACACCTACGGGCTTGAATATGCTGGCACATTTGGCCCCGTCGGCCTGAAGGGCGCATGGGCAACCCAGTCAGACGCCGGCGACAGCCCGCTGGACTACGATGCCGACTACTACATGCTCGAAGGATCTTTCGGATTTAGTGGCGTCAAAGCCACGTTGGGTTATGAGGTATTGGGTGCCGGCGACGGTGTGGGGTTCAAAACTCCCTATGCCACCCTGCACAAGTTCCAGGGTTGGGCTGACAAGTTCCTGATCACACCCGGGGACGGCATCGAGGATATGTACGTTGGACTCGCCGGCAAACTGGGGCCGGTCAAGCTTGCCGGCATCTACCACGATTTCGCCGCGGAGGACTCGTCGGACGACTACGGTTCCGAAATCGACCTGGTAGCTACCTGGGCTTACGACAAAAACTGGAGCTTCCAGCTCAAGTACGCCAGCTTCTCTTCTGACTCGGATGCATACGCTGATACCGATAAAGCGTGGATGACGGTAAACTTCAAGATTTGA